Proteins from a genomic interval of Dasania marina DSM 21967:
- a CDS encoding flavohemoglobin expression-modulating QEGLA motif protein, which produces MSIEADNQRITHVCNLLHSALVPIRILTHVSWDVSVREQFFAKGAKELPQVSYPAFDASLTSAIVTEARRYIKDSSIDKWLNRHCNTIENSARMLSACGSPDFFKYSSQLYGSPLSVLPDESTTSYALAKQFDSLIQSFTRIDMGAPPRACHLAETVAEEMTVAVQAMFKEDAPKIEIVDELSANALAGADRIRIRRNACFTDKDINQLIQHEAYIHVATSLNGLAQTDLKILGASHPGTTKTQEGLAVFAEFITGSIDIDRMRRLADRILAIQMAIDGADFLQVYQYFLERTGNEEQAFENSRRVFRGGVLTGGAPFTKDVVYLDGLLRVHNFLRVLVSTGRGDCLRLLFCGKLDIEDMPIIYELKERGLCKPPKYLPPWASDMRFLLCQLAYSSFLNGIDLSQIKQHYNILLEKVPKFD; this is translated from the coding sequence ATGTCTATAGAAGCTGACAACCAAAGAATCACCCATGTTTGTAATCTACTACACAGTGCTTTAGTGCCTATACGTATATTGACGCATGTGAGCTGGGATGTTTCGGTGCGCGAACAATTTTTTGCTAAGGGTGCAAAAGAATTACCGCAAGTCAGTTATCCAGCCTTCGATGCTAGTCTAACCTCGGCTATAGTCACCGAAGCACGGCGTTATATTAAAGACTCCAGCATAGATAAATGGCTGAACCGTCATTGCAATACTATAGAAAACAGCGCCCGTATGTTATCGGCCTGTGGCAGTCCCGATTTTTTTAAATACTCCAGTCAACTTTACGGTTCGCCGTTGAGTGTATTGCCCGACGAGTCTACCACCTCTTATGCTTTGGCTAAGCAGTTTGATAGTTTAATACAAAGCTTTACTCGCATTGATATGGGGGCGCCACCACGGGCCTGCCACTTGGCAGAAACCGTTGCCGAGGAAATGACCGTGGCGGTGCAAGCTATGTTTAAAGAGGATGCGCCGAAAATAGAAATTGTGGACGAGTTATCGGCCAATGCCTTGGCGGGTGCAGATCGCATACGCATACGCCGCAACGCTTGTTTTACCGATAAAGATATTAATCAGCTAATACAGCATGAAGCTTACATTCATGTAGCCACATCGCTGAATGGGTTAGCGCAAACCGATTTAAAAATATTAGGGGCTAGTCATCCCGGCACTACAAAAACCCAAGAGGGTTTGGCGGTGTTTGCCGAGTTTATTACCGGTTCTATCGATATTGATAGAATGCGTAGATTGGCGGATAGAATACTAGCTATACAAATGGCCATAGATGGCGCCGACTTTTTACAGGTGTATCAGTATTTCCTAGAACGTACCGGTAATGAGGAGCAGGCCTTTGAGAATTCTCGTAGGGTCTTTAGGGGTGGAGTGCTAACTGGTGGTGCGCCTTTTACCAAAGATGTGGTTTATTTGGATGGGCTGTTGCGGGTACATAATTTTTTACGGGTGTTAGTGTCTACCGGCCGAGGCGACTGCCTGCGATTATTGTTTTGTGGAAAATTAGATATAGAAGATATGCCCATCATCTATGAGCTCAAAGAACGTGGCCTATGTAAGCCGCCTAAATATTTACCACCTTGGGCCAGCGATATGCGATTTTTGCTTTGTCAGTTGGCCTATTCCTCTTTTTTAAACGGTATAGATCTCAGCCAAATCAAACAACACTATAATATTTTGTTGGAAAAAGTGCCTAAGTTCGATTGA
- the argH gene encoding argininosuccinate lyase, producing MSEQDPTIKPWGGRFSEPTDAFVERFTASVDFDQRLYHHDINGSLAHAKMLAKVGVLSEDEYQSIQTGLEEIRAEIVAGKFDWSITLEDVHMNIEAALTAKIGITGKKLHTGRSRNDQIATDIRLYLRDEIDSIVKELSRLQLGLIDAAQREASTIMPGFTHLQTAQPVTFGHHLLAWNEMLQRDFGRLMDCRKRVNQSPLGAAALAGTTYPIDRHYTAELLGFEAPTENSLDSVSDRDFAIEFGAFASLLMIHMSRFSEELVLWTSAQFNFIELPDRFCTGSSIMPQKKNPDVPELVRGKSGRVTGHLISLLMLMKSQPLAYNKDNQEDKEPLFDTIDTVKDCLKAYADMIPAIKARKDYMAEAALRGFSTATDLADYLVRKGMPFRDAHEVVGKSVAYGIAQNKDLSEMSLPELQQFSDTIEQDVFEVLTLIGSVSARDHIGGTAPNQVKAAAERAKALVAQR from the coding sequence ATGAGTGAACAAGATCCAACTATCAAACCCTGGGGTGGCCGTTTTAGTGAGCCCACCGACGCCTTTGTAGAGCGCTTTACCGCCTCTGTTGATTTTGATCAGCGCCTGTATCACCACGATATCAATGGCTCTTTAGCCCATGCCAAGATGCTAGCCAAAGTGGGTGTGCTCAGCGAAGATGAGTACCAGTCCATTCAAACCGGCTTAGAAGAAATACGCGCTGAGATCGTCGCCGGTAAATTCGATTGGTCGATAACGCTGGAAGATGTGCACATGAACATCGAAGCCGCGCTCACCGCTAAAATTGGCATTACCGGTAAAAAGCTACACACCGGCCGATCGCGCAACGACCAAATCGCCACCGATATACGCCTATACCTACGCGACGAAATAGACAGCATCGTTAAAGAACTCTCGCGCTTACAACTGGGCCTTATAGACGCAGCCCAACGTGAAGCCAGCACTATTATGCCCGGCTTCACCCACTTGCAAACTGCGCAGCCGGTAACCTTCGGCCATCACCTACTGGCGTGGAACGAAATGCTGCAACGCGACTTTGGCCGCTTAATGGATTGCCGCAAGCGCGTTAACCAAAGCCCCTTAGGTGCAGCGGCCTTAGCCGGCACCACTTATCCTATAGATCGCCACTACACTGCCGAGCTATTAGGTTTTGAAGCGCCCACCGAAAACTCGCTGGATTCTGTAAGCGACCGTGACTTCGCCATAGAGTTTGGCGCTTTCGCCAGCTTGCTGATGATACATATGTCACGCTTTAGTGAAGAATTAGTGCTGTGGACTTCGGCGCAGTTTAACTTTATAGAATTGCCCGACCGCTTCTGCACCGGCTCGTCCATCATGCCGCAAAAGAAAAACCCCGATGTGCCTGAATTAGTGCGCGGCAAATCTGGTCGTGTTACCGGCCATTTAATCAGCTTGCTAATGTTGATGAAGTCACAACCACTGGCTTACAACAAAGATAACCAAGAAGATAAAGAACCGCTGTTCGACACTATAGACACGGTTAAAGACTGCTTAAAAGCTTACGCCGATATGATACCCGCGATTAAAGCGCGTAAAGACTATATGGCCGAAGCGGCGTTGCGCGGTTTCTCTACTGCCACTGACTTGGCCGACTACTTAGTGCGCAAAGGCATGCCCTTCCGCGACGCCCATGAAGTGGTGGGTAAATCCGTCGCCTATGGCATAGCGCAAAATAAAGACTTATCGGAAATGTCTTTGCCAGAGCTACAACAGTTTAGCGACACCATAGAGCAAGACGTGTTTGAGGTGTTGACGCTAATTGGTTCTGTTAGTGCTCGCGATCATATTGGTGGCACTGCGCCTAACCAGGTGAAGGCAGCCGCGGAAAGGGCTAAGGCGCTAGTCGCGCAGCGATAA
- a CDS encoding LytR/AlgR family response regulator transcription factor → MKVLIVDDEPLARQRLARLVAEDAGYQVVAEADNGQQAITLVNEHHPDILLMDIRMPVMDGLAAARALMAMDEPPAVIFCTAYNDYALEAFDANAVGYLLKPVNRDKLSQALAQAQKLNKLQLASLAEGDKQGTSEQRHYISAKSSRGIELVPVADIRYFLADQKYVTIMYQREGLLAEILIDDTLKELEDEFDQQFIRLHRNALVAIRHLTGVDRRGSNFYARLAGVEQGPQVSRRHMPELRKFLNSL, encoded by the coding sequence ATGAAGGTATTGATCGTCGATGATGAGCCCTTAGCTAGGCAGCGGCTGGCAAGGCTGGTAGCCGAGGATGCGGGCTATCAGGTGGTAGCCGAGGCCGACAATGGCCAGCAGGCAATCACCTTGGTAAATGAGCACCACCCCGACATACTGCTAATGGATATACGCATGCCGGTGATGGATGGCTTGGCCGCCGCCCGTGCCTTAATGGCCATGGACGAGCCACCGGCGGTAATCTTTTGTACCGCCTATAACGACTATGCGCTGGAGGCCTTTGATGCCAATGCGGTGGGTTATCTACTTAAACCGGTTAACCGCGATAAGCTCAGTCAGGCCTTGGCCCAGGCACAAAAACTCAACAAGCTGCAATTGGCTAGCCTGGCCGAGGGCGATAAGCAGGGGACCAGCGAGCAGCGCCATTACATTAGCGCTAAGTCCAGCCGCGGCATAGAGTTAGTGCCGGTGGCCGACATACGCTACTTTTTAGCGGATCAAAAATACGTCACCATTATGTACCAGCGCGAAGGCCTGTTGGCCGAAATCCTTATCGACGATACCTTAAAAGAGCTGGAAGACGAGTTTGATCAGCAGTTTATCCGCCTGCACCGCAACGCCTTAGTCGCCATACGCCACCTTACCGGTGTCGACCGTCGCGGCAGCAATTTTTATGCGCGTTTGGCCGGGGTAGAGCAGGGGCCGCAAGTTAGCCGCCGTCATATGCCGGAATTACGCAAGTTTTTAAACAGTCTCTAG
- a CDS encoding pyridoxal-phosphate-dependent aminotransferase family protein encodes MIIQPPQNIQPLDAILPEEPLLMMGAGPVPIPPRVAAANSIVINHLGDTMAVIIDQVKIMSRYVFQTQADHILGVAGPGSAAMEMAVANMVEPGSKVLSICNGFFSSRLAEMATRLEAKVVKLEIKEKEAADPQLVEQAIIQHKPKVLTIVQGETSSTVWNCHLKTIAGIAKKHHCFVIVDAVCTLSTMPLEMENWDVDVIITGGQKGLSSIPGVSLVAFSDAAWDHVNNRRDVLRHWCLDAKLADQFWYQKAYHYTAPVSGILAIHEALRLICIETLPLRFARHLRSSLALQKGLEIMGLSLYVEESSRLNSVVGINLPKGVEAKKLLAYMSKHYRVEISGAFGANIVRIGQMGEQCRSHHIFRTLHALGASLKMFAVDVDMPAGVSALEHSLETFTYTKTMTSACQEAQLAEL; translated from the coding sequence GTGATAATACAACCCCCCCAAAATATCCAGCCGTTGGATGCTATTTTACCAGAAGAGCCATTGCTGATGATGGGGGCTGGGCCAGTGCCTATCCCGCCACGTGTGGCCGCCGCTAATTCCATAGTCATTAACCATCTTGGCGATACTATGGCGGTCATTATCGACCAAGTTAAAATCATGTCTCGCTATGTTTTTCAAACACAAGCTGACCATATTTTGGGCGTGGCAGGGCCTGGTTCGGCAGCGATGGAAATGGCAGTAGCTAATATGGTTGAGCCAGGTAGTAAAGTATTAAGTATTTGTAATGGTTTTTTTAGCAGCCGATTAGCAGAGATGGCTACGAGGTTAGAGGCGAAGGTTGTAAAATTAGAGATTAAAGAAAAAGAAGCTGCCGATCCCCAGTTAGTTGAGCAGGCTATTATTCAACATAAGCCGAAAGTGTTGACTATAGTGCAGGGCGAAACATCAAGCACCGTGTGGAATTGTCATTTAAAAACGATTGCCGGCATTGCCAAAAAACACCATTGTTTTGTCATAGTCGATGCCGTATGCACGCTAAGCACGATGCCGTTAGAAATGGAAAATTGGGATGTGGATGTAATTATTACCGGTGGCCAAAAAGGACTTTCGTCTATACCTGGCGTTTCACTGGTCGCTTTCTCTGATGCCGCCTGGGATCATGTCAATAATCGACGCGACGTGTTACGGCATTGGTGTTTAGATGCTAAATTGGCAGATCAATTCTGGTATCAAAAAGCTTATCATTATACTGCGCCAGTATCGGGTATTTTGGCGATACATGAAGCTTTACGTTTAATCTGTATAGAAACTCTACCGCTAAGGTTTGCGAGGCATTTACGTTCTTCATTAGCGCTACAAAAGGGTTTAGAAATTATGGGTTTGTCGTTATATGTTGAAGAATCTTCCCGGCTAAACTCGGTGGTAGGTATTAATTTACCTAAAGGGGTAGAGGCAAAAAAATTATTAGCGTATATGTCAAAGCATTATCGTGTGGAGATATCGGGAGCCTTTGGTGCCAATATAGTGCGCATAGGACAAATGGGTGAGCAGTGTCGTTCACACCATATTTTCAGAACATTACATGCCTTGGGGGCTAGCTTAAAAATGTTTGCTGTTGATGTTGATATGCCTGCTGGTGTGTCCGCGTTAGAGCATAGCTTAGAAACGTTTACTTATACGAAAACTATGACCAGCGCTTGTCAAGAAGCGCAGTTAGCAGAGTTATAA
- a CDS encoding uroporphyrinogen-III synthase: protein MPATVQNLQGQKILITRPEQQGGNIVKKLSQLGASVIHYPVLELQPLTAEHTQRQRSKQLLLNLDHYHHVIFISSNAVHFGAQWMQEFWPQWPVGIQWHAIGVATAQAMLHYDLDANAPTIAMNSEALLQLMDLQHINQQKVLIVRGVGGREHLAEQLRSKGALVDYAECYQRQLPHRPKGELAAIIEAQQISTLCVNSGESLDNFIQLAGADVLRSLNVLVPGQRVADLARVAGCRHIIVADNASDDACVVALQQYAQHQR, encoded by the coding sequence GTGCCAGCCACAGTGCAAAACTTGCAAGGTCAAAAAATATTAATTACTCGCCCTGAGCAACAGGGTGGCAATATCGTTAAAAAGCTCAGCCAGCTGGGGGCCAGCGTTATACACTATCCCGTGCTAGAGCTGCAGCCGTTAACCGCAGAGCATACTCAGCGGCAGCGTAGCAAACAATTACTGCTCAACCTAGATCACTACCACCACGTTATTTTTATCAGTAGCAATGCCGTACATTTTGGTGCGCAATGGATGCAAGAGTTTTGGCCGCAGTGGCCGGTGGGCATACAGTGGCATGCTATAGGCGTGGCTACCGCCCAGGCGATGTTGCACTATGATCTAGATGCCAATGCTCCCACTATTGCTATGAACAGTGAGGCGCTGTTGCAGCTTATGGATCTGCAACATATTAATCAGCAAAAAGTATTAATTGTACGCGGCGTAGGCGGTAGAGAGCATTTGGCCGAGCAGTTGCGCAGCAAGGGTGCTTTGGTTGATTATGCCGAGTGTTACCAGCGGCAGCTACCCCACAGGCCTAAAGGTGAACTAGCTGCTATTATTGAAGCGCAACAAATCAGCACCCTGTGTGTTAACAGTGGTGAAAGCTTGGACAATTTTATCCAATTAGCCGGTGCAGACGTATTACGCTCGCTGAATGTGTTAGTGCCGGGCCAGCGGGTGGCTGATTTAGCGCGCGTAGCCGGTTGCCGGCACATTATTGTGGCCGATAATGCCAGCGACGATGCCTGTGTGGTGGCACTGCAGCAGTATGCGCAACATCAACGTTAG
- a CDS encoding uroporphyrinogen-III C-methyltransferase: MSDKKTEQQAEQSASSEASATPQHDKQAATEDDSLNESLNENLVKQKTAAMKNNDSSAKKTQAKASSENKSSTASNPGNNSTKSSTKSSANNVSNNVKKATAKPSKALSLVALIIALIAVLACAYLWQQGGQQQGQLATEVTELQQQLQQQEQQLQRSENAVQRALAQQAASNKESQQQLVEQLNALHLTVKGQQQRLQSLSTTDREDWLLAEAEYLMKLANQRLLMGKELAGASELLTAADAILRDFDDAALYAVRKILAQEITALKSAARFDMEGLYLRIGALAQQVEQIDLFKAPQLTVAATEQTTVAAPSWQQRVSSAIEQAKHKLSQYIQINRREQVYKPMLAPDQEAAIRHNLRLMFEQAQLALLAGKQTLYEQSLLKSQQWLNDYFAINPEQVDTVNDMLENLKQQAVTVELPDISASSRALKTYIETRHDLPKKKAQPAQQKNSESGEEGSAL, from the coding sequence GTGAGCGACAAAAAGACGGAACAGCAGGCAGAGCAATCAGCATCCAGTGAAGCAAGCGCGACGCCCCAGCATGATAAACAGGCTGCCACAGAAGATGACAGTCTTAATGAGAGCTTAAACGAAAATTTGGTAAAACAAAAAACAGCCGCCATGAAAAATAACGACAGTAGTGCTAAGAAAACGCAAGCAAAAGCCAGCTCTGAAAACAAGAGTTCGACGGCGTCTAATCCTGGCAATAACTCGACCAAGAGCTCGACAAAGAGCTCGGCAAATAACGTAAGCAATAATGTAAAAAAGGCTACAGCGAAGCCTAGCAAGGCGCTAAGCCTAGTCGCCTTGATTATAGCGTTAATTGCAGTACTAGCCTGCGCATACCTATGGCAACAGGGCGGACAACAGCAAGGCCAGTTGGCCACAGAGGTCACCGAGCTACAGCAGCAATTGCAACAACAAGAGCAGCAGTTACAGCGTAGTGAAAATGCGGTGCAGCGTGCGTTGGCACAACAAGCTGCCAGTAATAAAGAATCACAGCAACAGCTAGTGGAGCAATTAAACGCTTTGCACTTAACTGTTAAAGGTCAGCAGCAGCGCCTACAATCTTTATCCACCACCGATAGGGAAGACTGGTTACTGGCCGAAGCTGAATACTTAATGAAACTGGCAAACCAGCGTTTACTTATGGGTAAGGAGTTGGCGGGTGCATCAGAGTTATTAACCGCCGCTGACGCAATACTGCGCGACTTTGACGATGCCGCTTTATACGCGGTGCGCAAAATTCTAGCGCAGGAAATTACCGCCTTAAAATCGGCGGCACGCTTCGATATGGAAGGGCTGTATTTACGCATAGGCGCTTTGGCCCAGCAGGTAGAACAAATCGATTTATTTAAAGCGCCGCAGCTAACCGTTGCGGCTACAGAGCAAACCACGGTTGCCGCACCCAGCTGGCAGCAGCGAGTGAGCAGCGCCATAGAGCAGGCCAAGCATAAACTCAGCCAATACATACAAATCAACCGTCGCGAGCAGGTGTACAAGCCTATGCTGGCGCCCGATCAAGAGGCCGCCATACGACATAATTTACGCTTGATGTTCGAGCAGGCACAGCTGGCCTTATTAGCGGGCAAGCAAACACTGTATGAGCAAAGCCTGCTTAAATCACAGCAGTGGCTTAATGATTACTTTGCGATTAACCCCGAGCAAGTCGACACCGTCAATGACATGTTGGAAAACTTAAAACAGCAGGCGGTAACCGTAGAGCTACCAGATATCTCGGCTTCATCCCGAGCGCTAAAAACTTATATAGAAACGCGCCACGATTTACCCAAGAAAAAGGCCCAACCCGCGCAGCAAAAAAATAGTGAGTCTGGCGAAGAGGGCAGTGCGCTATGA
- a CDS encoding sensor histidine kinase — protein MKEQPQGFFLPDLCQVKAVLFLVLVAELLAIVLALDNSGVRYFDWQGFALKSLFCQWVFLASAACLCQLRPCLSRLPLAWGAACSYLLIVGLAALLALLGQWLMAGGVLGGAWLPDGDQLLKTTLIAAVLAGIALRYFYLAQQLQQRQQAELQARIQALQSRIRPHFLFNSMNIIASLIAVKPQAAERAVEDLSALFRASLSDSTAATTLGDEIELCRSYARIEKNRLAERLQLQWQLDEVPMSLAMPSLVLQPLLENAIYHGIQNLAAGGTVTVAASYAQGQLTVTISNPFNTERAHTHGNKIALPNIEHRLKALFGEQASLLSEQVDGRYTVRLSYPVSLEDEP, from the coding sequence ATGAAGGAACAGCCTCAGGGGTTTTTCTTACCCGACTTATGCCAAGTGAAGGCAGTGTTGTTTTTGGTGCTGGTGGCTGAGCTACTGGCGATAGTGCTGGCCTTGGACAATAGCGGCGTACGCTACTTTGATTGGCAGGGTTTTGCCCTGAAGTCGCTATTTTGCCAGTGGGTCTTTTTGGCCAGCGCCGCCTGCCTGTGCCAGCTGCGGCCTTGCTTAAGCCGGCTGCCGTTGGCTTGGGGCGCGGCCTGCAGCTATCTATTAATAGTAGGCCTAGCGGCGCTATTGGCCTTGTTGGGGCAGTGGTTAATGGCCGGCGGCGTGCTGGGCGGCGCGTGGCTGCCCGATGGTGATCAACTACTTAAAACTACACTGATTGCCGCAGTATTGGCGGGCATAGCGCTGCGCTATTTTTACCTAGCCCAGCAATTACAGCAGCGCCAACAGGCCGAGTTGCAAGCTCGTATACAGGCCCTGCAATCGCGCATACGGCCTCACTTTCTATTTAATAGTATGAATATTATTGCCAGCCTGATTGCCGTTAAGCCGCAGGCGGCGGAGCGGGCGGTAGAAGATTTGTCGGCGCTATTTAGAGCTAGCCTCAGCGACAGCACGGCGGCGACCACCTTGGGTGATGAAATAGAGCTGTGCCGTAGCTATGCGCGCATAGAGAAAAATCGCCTAGCTGAACGCCTGCAGTTGCAGTGGCAGCTGGATGAGGTGCCCATGAGCCTAGCCATGCCCAGCTTGGTATTACAGCCTTTATTAGAGAACGCCATCTACCACGGCATTCAAAATCTCGCTGCAGGTGGCACGGTTACGGTGGCGGCCAGCTATGCGCAGGGGCAATTAACGGTGACGATTAGCAACCCCTTCAACACCGAGCGGGCCCACACTCACGGCAATAAAATTGCCCTGCCTAATATAGAGCACAGGCTTAAGGCCTTATTTGGCGAGCAGGCCAGCTTACTCAGCGAGCAAGTCGACGGCCGCTATACCGTGCGGCTTAGTTACCCAGTTAGCCTAGAGGATGAGCCATGA
- a CDS encoding heme biosynthesis HemY N-terminal domain-containing protein — protein sequence MKRLFILCLILLIAAVAFVTLVKHDPGYVLISYGLYTIESSLTVAVIAFLGVCLLLSLVFSICYRLVSKSVAFNRWFSGRGYKRSREKTAQGIIAYIEGQWQKSRRLLVSAAEKSETPLINYLFAAWASNELGEDEQTRELLAKASDSNRGAAIAVDIAQAQMQIDRGYLERSLATLTRAKEHASKHPYVYKLLQQVYTGLHDWQGLAVILPALTKHKLIDKAELAKLSQHCCQQQLLSLVANKTGAEAKAAITSLWQQQNKTVTRHGESVLCYAQCLIKVGDEAAAEKLLRDQLNREWLPALVDAYGVVKGVDSNKQLLHAEQWLKERNNDARLLLCLGRLSLRNQLWGKAREYFESSNKLLASSEACAELGRLLASLGKHEQSNHYFHQGLLMSTHGLPEMVMPKKKI from the coding sequence ATGAAACGCTTATTTATTCTTTGCCTGATACTGTTAATAGCAGCGGTGGCCTTTGTTACCTTGGTAAAACACGACCCCGGTTATGTGCTGATTAGTTACGGCCTGTATACCATAGAGAGCTCGTTAACGGTGGCAGTGATAGCTTTTCTAGGGGTGTGCCTATTGTTAAGCTTGGTATTTTCAATCTGCTATAGGTTGGTGAGTAAGAGTGTGGCCTTTAACCGCTGGTTTTCTGGCCGCGGCTATAAGCGCAGCCGCGAAAAAACGGCACAGGGCATTATTGCTTATATAGAAGGGCAGTGGCAGAAGTCGCGGCGCTTATTAGTTAGCGCGGCCGAAAAATCGGAAACCCCCTTAATTAATTATTTATTTGCCGCCTGGGCCAGTAATGAATTGGGCGAAGACGAGCAAACGCGAGAGCTATTGGCTAAGGCCAGCGACAGCAATCGCGGCGCGGCCATCGCGGTGGATATAGCGCAGGCACAAATGCAAATTGATAGAGGTTATTTAGAGCGCAGCCTAGCGACGCTAACCCGGGCTAAAGAGCATGCCAGTAAACACCCCTATGTCTATAAATTATTACAGCAGGTGTACACCGGCTTACATGATTGGCAGGGCTTGGCTGTAATCTTACCGGCCCTGACTAAACATAAGCTTATCGATAAAGCCGAGCTGGCTAAGCTAAGCCAACACTGTTGTCAGCAACAATTATTAAGCCTAGTGGCTAATAAGACAGGCGCTGAAGCTAAAGCAGCCATTACTAGCCTGTGGCAGCAGCAAAACAAAACCGTGACTAGGCATGGCGAAAGCGTATTATGCTATGCCCAGTGCTTGATCAAAGTTGGCGATGAGGCGGCCGCCGAAAAACTACTGCGCGATCAATTAAACCGTGAATGGTTACCGGCCTTAGTCGATGCTTATGGTGTGGTGAAAGGTGTCGATAGCAACAAACAATTACTGCATGCCGAGCAATGGTTAAAAGAGCGCAACAATGATGCGCGCTTACTCTTATGTTTGGGGCGTTTGTCGCTGCGCAATCAATTATGGGGTAAGGCTAGAGAATATTTTGAAAGCAGTAATAAACTGCTTGCCAGTAGTGAAGCTTGCGCCGAGCTAGGTCGCTTATTAGCCAGCCTAGGTAAGCACGAGCAAAGTAATCATTACTTTCATCAAGGTTTGTTAATGAGCACCCATGGTTTACCTGAAATGGTTATGCCCAAGAAGAAAATATAG
- the hemC gene encoding hydroxymethylbilane synthase — protein MSLEKVVIATRESPLALWQAEYIKAELEKHHPGIVVELLGMTTKGDIMLDSPLSKIGGKGLFVKELEAALLDGRADIAVHSMKDVPMDFPEGLGLSIICPREDPSDAFVSNDYASIEDLPQGARVGTSSLRRQCQLRQQRPDLTILDLRGNVNTRLRKLDEGQYDAIVLATAGLMRLNMHDRIRLALSDTQMLPAGGQGAVGVECRRDDQRLQDLLAPLHHPASAECVLAERAMNKRLEGGCQVPIACFAITDPNNPEQLWLRGLVGKPDGSVMLTSEQCGPKADPDALGISVAEDLIRQGAAEILSAVYGAQ, from the coding sequence ATGTCCTTAGAAAAAGTCGTTATTGCCACCCGCGAAAGCCCTCTTGCCCTATGGCAGGCCGAATACATTAAAGCCGAGCTGGAAAAACATCATCCCGGCATAGTGGTTGAGCTACTAGGTATGACTACCAAGGGCGATATAATGCTGGATTCACCGCTATCGAAAATCGGCGGCAAGGGCTTGTTTGTGAAAGAGCTGGAGGCTGCCTTGCTAGATGGCCGTGCTGATATTGCGGTGCACTCCATGAAAGATGTGCCCATGGATTTCCCCGAAGGTTTGGGCCTGTCTATTATCTGCCCTAGGGAAGACCCCAGTGATGCCTTTGTCTCCAACGATTACGCCAGCATAGAGGATTTGCCACAGGGCGCTCGCGTCGGCACCTCCAGCCTGCGTAGGCAATGCCAGTTGCGTCAGCAGCGCCCCGATTTAACGATTTTAGATTTGCGCGGCAACGTCAATACCCGCCTGCGCAAGTTAGATGAAGGCCAATATGACGCCATCGTCCTGGCCACTGCTGGGCTGATGCGTTTAAACATGCATGATCGTATACGCCTAGCCCTTAGCGATACCCAAATGCTGCCCGCCGGTGGCCAAGGCGCGGTAGGGGTAGAGTGTCGCCGCGACGACCAACGCTTGCAGGATTTATTAGCGCCTTTGCATCACCCCGCTAGTGCCGAATGTGTGCTGGCCGAGCGCGCCATGAACAAACGCTTAGAAGGCGGTTGCCAAGTACCTATCGCCTGCTTTGCCATTACCGATCCCAATAACCCTGAGCAGCTGTGGTTGCGCGGCTTAGTGGGCAAGCCCGATGGCAGCGTTATGCTCACTAGCGAGCAATGCGGCCCTAAGGCCGACCCCGACGCGCTGGGCATTAGTGTGGCGGAAGATTTAATCCGCCAAGGTGCTGCCGAGATACTCAGCGCCGTCTACGGAGCACAGTAA
- the cobU gene encoding bifunctional adenosylcobinamide kinase/adenosylcobinamide-phosphate guanylyltransferase encodes MKQFVLGGARSGKSSLAEKLCASYGDKVAYIATANKVFNDGEMDARIAKHQQQRPQHWHTIEAPIALAGALAQLQHYDAVMIDCLTLWLSNCLHEGNWPQQRQDFLNALENFNGELIMVSNEVGMGIVPMGELSRSFVDESGFLHQAVAALCDRVIFTAAGLPLVMKGPAL; translated from the coding sequence ATGAAGCAATTTGTTTTGGGTGGCGCACGCTCAGGCAAGAGCAGCCTGGCAGAAAAACTCTGTGCTAGCTATGGTGATAAGGTTGCCTATATAGCAACGGCCAATAAGGTATTTAACGATGGCGAAATGGATGCGCGTATTGCTAAGCATCAACAGCAGCGCCCCCAGCACTGGCACACTATTGAAGCCCCTATAGCGCTGGCCGGAGCACTAGCCCAGCTGCAACATTACGATGCGGTGATGATAGACTGCCTCACCCTATGGTTAAGCAACTGCCTGCATGAAGGTAACTGGCCACAACAACGGCAAGATTTTTTAAACGCCTTAGAAAATTTTAACGGCGAGCTAATTATGGTCAGCAATGAAGTGGGCATGGGCATAGTGCCAATGGGTGAACTCTCCCGCAGCTTTGTTGATGAAAGTGGTTTTTTGCATCAAGCGGTAGCAGCGCTTTGTGACCGCGTCATCTTTACCGCCGCCGGTTTACCACTGGTGATGAAAGGCCCTGCACTATAA